In the Pseudomonas sp. ADAK2 genome, one interval contains:
- a CDS encoding GlcG/HbpS family heme-binding protein, with the protein MSALTLKDAVNLTNQAIAAGRAVSAAPLTIAVLDAGGHLISLQREDGASLLRPQIAIGKAWGAIALGKGSRLLALDAQQRPAFIAALNSMGQGSVVPAPGGVLIRDQDGNVLGAVGISGDLSDVDEQCAISAIEAQGLRADAGVTA; encoded by the coding sequence ATGAGCGCTTTAACCTTGAAAGACGCAGTCAACCTGACTAACCAGGCCATCGCCGCAGGGCGTGCAGTATCCGCAGCACCACTGACCATCGCGGTGTTGGATGCCGGCGGCCATTTGATCTCCTTGCAACGGGAAGACGGCGCCAGCCTGCTCCGCCCGCAAATCGCCATCGGCAAAGCCTGGGGCGCGATAGCCCTGGGCAAGGGCTCACGCCTGCTGGCGCTGGACGCCCAACAACGCCCGGCTTTTATTGCCGCGCTCAATAGCATGGGGCAGGGCAGCGTGGTGCCGGCACCGGGCGGTGTGTTGATTCGGGATCAGGACGGCAACGTGCTGGGTGCGGTAGGCATCAGCGGCGATCTGTCGGATGTGGACGAGCAGTGTGCGATCAGCGCGATCGAGGCGCAGGGCTTGCGGGCGGATGCCGGGGTGACCGCTTGA
- a CDS encoding MlaA family lipoprotein, translating to MAKYLLLIAALLCAGVANADNSKANAPVVIDGDGFKEPLSKLKFNPGLDQREFERSTLNALNVYDPLEEWNRRVYHFNYRFDQWVFLPVVDGYRYVTPSFLRTGVSNFFNNLGDVPNLLNSMLQLKGHRSLETTARLLLNTTIGVAGLWDPATAMGLPRQSEDFGQTLGFYGVPGGAYFVLPILGPSNLRDTAGLVVDYTGESAVNFLNVSEVSSNHPEIWVLRGVDKRYQNSFRYGQLNSPFEYEKVRYVYTESRKLQIAE from the coding sequence GTGGCTAAATATCTCCTGCTTATCGCAGCGTTACTCTGTGCAGGCGTCGCCAATGCCGACAACAGCAAAGCCAACGCACCGGTCGTGATCGACGGCGACGGCTTCAAGGAACCGCTGAGCAAACTCAAGTTCAACCCGGGCCTGGACCAGCGCGAATTCGAACGCTCGACGCTTAACGCGCTGAACGTCTACGACCCGCTGGAAGAGTGGAACCGTCGGGTCTACCACTTCAACTACCGCTTCGACCAATGGGTGTTCCTGCCCGTGGTCGATGGCTATCGCTACGTCACCCCAAGCTTCCTGCGCACGGGTGTGAGCAACTTCTTCAACAACCTCGGCGATGTGCCGAACCTGTTGAACAGCATGCTCCAGCTCAAGGGCCATCGCTCGTTGGAAACCACCGCGCGCCTGCTGCTCAACACCACCATCGGCGTTGCCGGCCTGTGGGACCCGGCCACCGCCATGGGCCTGCCGCGCCAGAGCGAAGACTTCGGCCAGACCCTGGGCTTCTACGGCGTCCCGGGCGGTGCCTACTTCGTCCTGCCGATCCTCGGGCCGTCCAACCTGCGCGACACCGCAGGCCTGGTGGTCGACTACACCGGCGAGTCGGCGGTCAACTTCCTGAACGTCTCCGAAGTCAGCTCCAACCACCCGGAAATCTGGGTCCTGCGCGGCGTCGACAAGCGCTACCAAAACAGCTTCCGCTATGGCCAGCTGAACTCACCGTTCGAGTACGAGAAAGTGCGTTACGTCTACACCGAGTCGCGCAAGTTGCAGATCGCCGAGTAA
- a CDS encoding TetR/AcrR family transcriptional regulator — protein sequence MSTIRERNKELILRAASEEFADKGFAATKTSDIAAKAGLPKPNVYYYFKSKENLYREVLESIIEPILQASTPFNADGVPGEVLSGYIRSKIRISRDLPFASKVFASEIMHGAPHLSADLVERLNGQAKHNIDCIQTWIDRGQIAPIDPNHLMFSIWAATQTYADFDWQISAVTGKTKLDEADYEAAAQTIIRLVLKGCEPDR from the coding sequence ATGAGCACTATCCGCGAGCGCAACAAAGAACTGATCCTGCGTGCCGCCAGTGAAGAATTTGCCGACAAGGGCTTCGCTGCGACCAAAACCAGCGACATCGCGGCCAAGGCGGGATTGCCCAAGCCCAACGTCTACTACTATTTCAAATCCAAGGAAAACCTCTACCGCGAGGTCCTGGAAAGCATCATCGAGCCGATCCTGCAGGCCTCGACGCCGTTCAACGCCGACGGCGTGCCCGGTGAAGTGCTGAGCGGCTACATCCGCTCGAAGATCCGCATCTCCCGCGACCTGCCCTTCGCCTCCAAGGTGTTCGCCAGCGAAATCATGCACGGCGCGCCGCACCTGAGCGCCGATCTGGTTGAACGCCTCAACGGCCAGGCCAAGCACAACATCGACTGCATCCAGACCTGGATCGACCGCGGCCAGATCGCCCCGATCGATCCCAACCACCTGATGTTCAGCATCTGGGCCGCGACCCAGACGTACGCCGACTTCGACTGGCAGATTTCTGCAGTCACCGGCAAGACGAAGCTGGATGAGGCGGATTATGAAGCGGCGGCGCAGACGATTATTCGCCTGGTGCTCAAGGGGTGTGAGCCGGATCGTTAG
- the gcl gene encoding glyoxylate carboligase, with protein sequence MSKMRAIEAAVLVMRREGVDTAFGIPGAAINPLYSALQKVGGIDHVLARHVEGASHMAEGYTRTKAGNIGVCIGTSGPAGTDMVTGLYSASADSIPILCITGQAPRARMHKEDFQAVDITAIVKPVTKWATTVMEPGQVPYAFQKAFYEMRSGRPGPVLIDLPFDVQMAEIEFDIDAYQPLPLAKPTANRVQIEKALAMLDQAERPLLVAGGGIINADASELLVEFAELTGIPVIPTLMGWGTIPDDHPLMVGMVGLQTSHRYGNATLLKSDVVLGVGNRWANRHTGSIDVYTEGRKFIHVDIEPTQIGRVFNPDLGIVSDAAAALTVFIEVAREWQAAGKLKNRSAWLQDCQQRKASLQRKTHFDNVPVKPQRVYEEMNQVFGKDTCYVSTIGLSQIAGAQFLHVYKPRHWINCGQAGPLGWTIPAALGVVKADPTRKVVALSGDYDFQFMIEELAVGAQFKLPYIHVVVNNSYLGLIRQAQRGFDMDYCVQLSFDNLNAPELNGYGVDHVAVAEGLGCKALRVFEPGQIQPALRKAQELIEEFKVPVIVEIILERVTNISMGTEINAVNEFEDLALVGNDAPTAISLLD encoded by the coding sequence ATGAGCAAAATGAGAGCAATCGAAGCCGCCGTTCTGGTGATGCGCCGCGAAGGGGTTGATACCGCTTTTGGCATCCCGGGCGCCGCGATCAACCCGCTGTACTCCGCCTTGCAGAAGGTCGGTGGCATCGATCACGTCCTCGCTCGCCACGTGGAAGGCGCTTCGCACATGGCCGAGGGTTACACCCGTACCAAGGCCGGCAACATCGGCGTGTGCATCGGCACTTCCGGCCCTGCCGGGACCGACATGGTCACCGGGCTCTACAGCGCCTCGGCCGACTCGATCCCGATCCTGTGCATCACCGGTCAGGCACCGCGGGCGCGCATGCATAAGGAAGACTTCCAGGCGGTCGACATCACCGCCATCGTCAAGCCAGTGACCAAGTGGGCCACCACCGTCATGGAGCCGGGCCAGGTGCCGTACGCCTTCCAGAAAGCCTTCTACGAAATGCGCTCCGGCCGTCCAGGTCCTGTGCTGATCGACCTGCCGTTCGACGTGCAGATGGCCGAAATCGAATTCGACATCGACGCCTACCAGCCACTGCCGCTGGCCAAGCCCACCGCTAACCGGGTGCAAATCGAGAAGGCCCTGGCCATGCTCGACCAGGCCGAGCGTCCATTGCTGGTGGCCGGTGGCGGCATCATCAACGCCGACGCCAGCGAGTTGCTGGTGGAATTCGCCGAACTGACCGGTATTCCGGTGATCCCGACCCTGATGGGCTGGGGCACGATCCCGGACGATCACCCGTTGATGGTCGGCATGGTCGGCCTGCAAACCTCGCACCGCTACGGCAACGCGACGCTGCTCAAATCTGACGTGGTGCTGGGCGTCGGTAACCGTTGGGCCAACCGTCACACCGGTTCGATCGATGTCTACACCGAAGGCCGCAAATTCATTCACGTCGACATCGAGCCGACCCAGATCGGTCGTGTGTTCAACCCGGACCTGGGCATCGTTTCCGACGCCGCGGCCGCGCTGACCGTGTTCATCGAAGTCGCTCGCGAATGGCAAGCCGCCGGCAAGCTGAAAAACCGTAGCGCCTGGTTGCAAGACTGCCAGCAGCGCAAAGCCAGCCTGCAACGCAAGACCCACTTCGACAACGTGCCGGTCAAGCCGCAGCGCGTATACGAAGAGATGAACCAAGTGTTCGGCAAAGACACTTGCTATGTAAGTACCATCGGTCTGTCGCAGATTGCCGGCGCGCAGTTCCTGCACGTCTACAAGCCGCGTCACTGGATCAACTGCGGTCAGGCTGGCCCGTTGGGCTGGACCATTCCGGCGGCGCTGGGCGTGGTCAAGGCAGATCCGACGCGCAAGGTCGTGGCACTGTCCGGCGACTATGACTTCCAGTTCATGATCGAAGAATTGGCGGTGGGCGCGCAGTTCAAACTGCCGTACATCCACGTCGTGGTAAACAACTCGTACCTGGGGCTGATCCGTCAGGCCCAGCGCGGTTTCGACATGGACTACTGCGTGCAGCTGTCCTTCGATAACCTCAACGCTCCGGAGCTCAATGGTTACGGTGTCGATCACGTGGCGGTTGCCGAAGGCCTCGGCTGCAAGGCGCTGCGCGTATTCGAACCGGGTCAGATCCAGCCTGCCCTGCGCAAGGCCCAGGAACTGATTGAAGAGTTCAAGGTGCCGGTGATCGTCGAGATTATCCTGGAGCGCGTGACTAACATTTCCATGGGCACCGAGATCAACGCCGTCAACGAATTCGAAGACCTGGCGCTGGTCGGCAACGATGCGCCAACCGCGATTTCGTTGCTCGATTGA
- a CDS encoding serine/threonine protein kinase codes for MLRSLRFAALFGGLILSASALAVDIDAASYGYPLTNPFEATIATTPPELRPELPANEDINQQDRSVRLRPEREFSLPDNFWPVKKLTYRIATQDHAAPLIFLIAGTGARYDSSLNEYLKKLYYKAGYHVVQLSSPTSFDFMSAASRFATPGITKEDAEDMYRVMQAVRAQNPKTPVTEYYLTGYSLGALDAAFVAHLDETRRSFNFKKVLLLNPPVNLYTSITNLDKLVQTEVKGINNSTTFYELVLNKLTRYFQQKGYIDLNDALLYDFQQSKQHLSNEQMAMLIGTSFRFSAADIAFTSDLINRRGLITPPKYPITEGTSLTPFLKRALQCDFDCYITEQVIPMWRARTDGGSLLQLIDQVSLYALKDYLHDSPKISVMHNADDVILGPGDLGFLRRTFGDRLTVYPLGGHCGNLNYRVNSDAMLEFFRG; via the coding sequence ATGCTCCGTTCCTTGCGCTTCGCCGCCCTGTTTGGCGGCCTTATTTTGAGTGCGTCCGCACTGGCGGTCGACATCGACGCCGCCAGCTATGGCTACCCCTTGACGAACCCGTTCGAGGCGACCATCGCCACGACGCCTCCGGAGTTGCGCCCGGAGTTGCCGGCCAACGAAGACATCAATCAGCAGGACCGCAGCGTGCGGTTGCGCCCGGAGCGTGAGTTCAGCCTGCCGGACAACTTCTGGCCGGTGAAGAAACTCACCTACCGTATTGCCACCCAGGATCACGCTGCCCCGCTGATTTTCCTGATCGCCGGTACCGGCGCGCGTTATGACAGCAGCCTCAACGAATACCTGAAGAAGCTTTACTACAAGGCCGGTTATCACGTGGTGCAGCTGTCGTCGCCGACCAGCTTCGACTTCATGAGCGCCGCATCACGCTTTGCCACGCCCGGTATCACCAAGGAAGACGCCGAAGACATGTACCGGGTGATGCAGGCCGTGCGGGCGCAAAACCCGAAGACGCCGGTCACCGAGTACTACCTGACCGGTTACAGCCTGGGCGCACTGGACGCGGCCTTCGTCGCGCACCTGGACGAAACCCGGCGCAGCTTCAACTTCAAGAAAGTCTTGCTGCTCAACCCGCCGGTCAACCTCTACACCTCGATCACCAACCTCGACAAGCTGGTACAGACCGAGGTCAAGGGCATCAACAACAGCACCACTTTCTATGAACTGGTGCTGAACAAACTGACCCGCTACTTCCAGCAAAAAGGCTACATCGACCTCAACGATGCCCTGCTCTACGACTTCCAGCAGTCCAAGCAGCACTTGAGCAACGAACAGATGGCCATGCTGATCGGCACTTCGTTCCGTTTCTCGGCAGCCGACATTGCCTTTACCTCGGACCTGATCAACCGTCGCGGCCTGATCACCCCTCCGAAGTACCCGATCACCGAAGGCACCAGCCTCACGCCGTTCCTCAAGCGTGCGCTGCAATGCGATTTCGACTGCTACATCACCGAGCAGGTTATCCCGATGTGGCGCGCCCGCACCGACGGCGGCAGCCTGCTGCAACTGATCGACCAGGTGAGTTTGTATGCCCTGAAGGACTACCTGCACGACAGCCCGAAAATCTCGGTCATGCACAACGCTGACGACGTGATTCTCGGCCCTGGCGACTTGGGCTTCCTGCGCCGGACCTTCGGCGATCGCTTGACCGTTTACCCATTGGGCGGCCATTGCGGCAACCTTAACTATCGCGTCAACAGCGACGCCATGCTGGAGTTCTTCCGTGGCTAA
- a CDS encoding DUF808 domain-containing protein, translating to MAGSSLLVLIDDIAAVLDDVALMTKMAAKKTAGVLGDDLALNAQQVSGVRAEREIPVVWAVAKGSFLNKLILVPSALAISVFIPWLVTPLLMVGGAYLCFEGFEKLAHKFLHSKAEDDAEHAQLVEAVADPATDLVAFEQDKIKGAIRTDFILSAEIIAITLGTVADASLTQQVIVLSGIAIVMTIGVYGLVAGIVKLDDLGLWLTQKPGQMAKSIGGAILRAAPYMMKSLSVIGTAAMFLVGGGILTHGVPVVHHWIESVSASAGGAGFVVPTLLNAVAGIVAGAVVLAGVMIASKIWKSVKG from the coding sequence ATGGCAGGAAGCAGTTTGCTGGTGCTGATCGACGACATCGCCGCGGTGCTCGACGACGTGGCGTTGATGACCAAAATGGCCGCAAAGAAGACCGCTGGCGTGCTCGGCGACGACCTGGCGCTCAATGCCCAGCAAGTCAGCGGCGTGCGCGCCGAACGGGAAATCCCGGTGGTCTGGGCCGTGGCCAAGGGCTCGTTTCTCAACAAACTGATCCTGGTGCCCTCGGCATTGGCCATCAGCGTGTTCATTCCGTGGCTGGTCACGCCGCTGTTGATGGTCGGCGGTGCCTACCTGTGCTTCGAGGGTTTCGAGAAGCTGGCCCACAAGTTCCTGCACAGCAAGGCTGAAGATGACGCCGAGCATGCGCAACTGGTCGAGGCCGTGGCCGATCCGGCCACCGATCTGGTGGCGTTCGAGCAGGACAAGATCAAAGGTGCGATTCGCACTGACTTCATCCTTTCGGCAGAAATCATCGCCATCACCCTCGGCACCGTCGCCGATGCTTCGCTGACCCAGCAAGTGATCGTGTTGTCCGGCATCGCCATCGTCATGACCATCGGCGTCTATGGTCTGGTGGCGGGCATCGTCAAACTCGATGACCTGGGCCTGTGGCTCACGCAAAAGCCAGGGCAGATGGCCAAAAGCATTGGCGGGGCGATCCTGCGTGCGGCACCGTACATGATGAAAAGCCTGTCGGTGATTGGTACGGCGGCGATGTTCCTGGTCGGCGGCGGGATCCTGACCCATGGCGTGCCGGTGGTGCATCACTGGATTGAAAGCGTCAGCGCCAGTGCCGGTGGCGCCGGGTTTGTCGTGCCGACGTTGCTGAATGCGGTGGCGGGGATTGTGGCGGGTGCGGTGGTGTTGGCCGGCGTTATGATCGCGAGCAAAATCTGGAAGTCAGTGAAAGGCTGA